In Quercus lobata isolate SW786 chromosome 12, ValleyOak3.0 Primary Assembly, whole genome shotgun sequence, a genomic segment contains:
- the LOC115970507 gene encoding uncharacterized protein LOC115970507 — MATPGRTGTHPAQVLAVAQLPPEGSQPGPKRARMKFRPVLSFSKEDKIGTIQPHDDALLVTLRIGNYDVKRVMVDGGNAAEVMYPDLYKGLGLKPEDLMPYNFPLMSFDGKLVIPMGMIRVPIQTSPEIVKVNFVVVDTYSPYTAIVDRPWLHTLGAVASSLHQKVKFSSGDQVFEIRGCQPTARMPGMPPESTHPSSTITSNPAITPKKQPPRCLSKEHADAIRDEVAKLKCAGAVKEVFYLEWLANTVVVKKKSGKWREKTVFVTPTGNYHYKVMLFSLKNAGSTYQRMMTRMFEPHLGKSIEIYVDDMVVKSRVVSEHLGDLGNTFGVLRKHKLRLNASKCSFGVGSGKFLGYMVTHRGIEINPDQIKAINNLKPPQNAKEVQKLTGMITALNRFISRSADRCRPFYLLINKWKGFEWSEDCVVAF; from the exons ATGGCCACGCCAGGGAGAACAGGCACGCACCCCGCACAAGTATTAGCGGTGGCTCAACTACCTCCCGAGGGGTCCCAACCAGGGCCAAAGAGGGCCAGAATGAAGTTTCGTCCcgttttgagtttttcgaagGAAGACAAGATTGGGACCATCCAGCCCCACGATGATGCGCTGCTAGTTACCCTCAGAATCGGGAACTACGATGTGAAAAGAGTGATGGTGGATGGCGGCAACGCGGCCGAGGTTATGTACCCCGACCTCTACAAAGGACTAGGGCTAAAACCAGAAGATTTGATGCCCTACAACTTCCCTCTGATGAGCTTCGATGGGAAGCTTGTCATCCCAATGGGCATGATTAGGGTACCCATTCAGACTAGCCCAGAGATAGTGAAGGTGAACTTCGTCGTGGTGGACACCTACTCCCCTTATACGGCCATCGTCGATAGGCCCTGGCTCCACACCTTAGGAGCTGTTGCTTCCTCGTTGCACCAGAAGGTGAAATTCTCGTCAGGGGACCAAGTTTTTGAAATCCGTGGTTGCCAACCCACGGCAAG GATGCCTGGGATGCCCCCGGAATCGACCCATCCTTCATCTACCATCACCTCAAACCCGGCCATCACtcccaagaagcaaccaccccGTTGCCTGTCAAAAGAGCATGCCGATGCGATTAGGGACGAAGTGGCGAAGCTTAAGTGTGCTGGGGCtgtcaaagaagtcttttacctcGAATGGCTAGCCAACACTGTggtggtcaagaagaaaagtggCAAATGGCGA gagaaaacgGTTTTCGTGACACCAACTGGGAAttaccactataaggtgatgtTGTTTAGTCTGAAGAATGCGGGATCcacttatcaaaggatgatgacaagAATGTTCGAACCACATTTGGGCAAGAGCATCGAAATCTATGtcgatgacatggtggtgaagagtagaGTGGTGTCCGAGCATTTAGGGGACCTTGGCAACACCTTTGGCGTCTTGAGGAAGCATAAGCTGCGCCTGAATGCCTCCAAGTGCTCATTTGGCGTGGGGTCAGGCAAGTTTTTAGGCTACATGGTTACTCATAGGGGAATCGAGATTAACCCCGACCAGATCAAGGCTATAAATAACCTAAAACCGCCACAAAACGCAaaagaggtccaaaagcttaCTGGGATGATCACAGCCCTCAATCGATTCATTTCCAGGTCGGCAGATAGATGTAGACCGTTCTATCtcttgatcaacaagtggaaagggtttgaatggtccGAGGACTGTGTTGTGGCCTTCTAG